TACGCACTGTCGGCACTGTCGGGTGATGGCCGATGTCGCTTGATACATTTGTCACCTCGCTGTTCTTTTCCTATTTCGTTGTTTTTGCCCGCCTCGGATCCGCGCTGATCTTTATGCCCGCCTTTGGCGAGGTGCAGGTTCCGGTCCGCGCACGCCTGTCTTTCGCGGTTGTGCTTTGTGCCGCGCTGCTGCCGATGACGCCGGTGCAGGCGGCAATGCCCACCGCCCCAGTGGCCGTTGCGGTGATGCTGGCGATCGAGGTGACCATCGGCCTGTGGATTGGGCTGACCGCGCGGATCCTGCTGTCTGCACTGCAATTTGCAGGCTTTCAGGCGGGGCAGGTATCAGGCCTGGCAAATGCCTTTGGCCCCTCCTTCGGATCCTTTGAGGGGGCGACAATGGTGGCAACGCTGATGTTGATCACCGCAGTTGCCATGATCTTTATCACTGATACGCATCACATTATTTTGCGGGCCTTGCTGTCCAGCTATGTGGTTTTCCCGCCCGGACAGATCATGATGGCCGATTTGACTGACCAGATCCTCAAAGCCGCAGGTCAAAGCCTCTATATCGGCACCGCCATCGCAGCCCCGTTTTTCATCATGGGCGTGGTATTGAACCTTGGCATGGGGCTGGCCAACCGGATGATGCCACAGCTGCCGGTGTTCTTTGTCGCCGCGCCTTTGTTAATCGGGGCGGGCCTGTTGATCCTAGCCATGTCGATGCCGACGATCCTTGATTTCTACATCTCGGAGTTTCGCGCATGGCTGGGCGGATTTAAGTTCTGACCATGGCAGAGAACAACGACAGTACAGAAAAGACCCTAGAACCCACCGAGAAGAAGCTACAGGACGCCCGCAAGAAAGGGGATGTGCCTTCTTCCAAAGAGACCGGCAATATGATGGTCGTTCTTGCCCTTTTGGGGATCATCGCATTCGTTCTGCCGCTTCAGACCCCCAAGGTGATGGATGCTCTTTATGGGTTGATCGAACAATCCACCACATTGACGGTAGGGACAGGCACCACCGGCGTTACGCGTCTGGGCGAGATCATGCGCGACTTTGCCCTAAGCATCGCAATTGCCATTGCCCCTATGTTTGCCGTGCTGCTGGCCGGGGCCGCTGTTGGTGCTGTTATTCAGGGGGAGACAGTTGTCTCGCTGGAGCGTATCCGCCCCAAGCTTTCGAAACTCTCTCCCGCGCAGGGGCTGAAACGCCTGTTCTCGGCCAACTCCATGGTCGAGTTTCTGAAAAGCATCATAAAGGTGTTTGCGGTTGGCGGCTTTGCCATCTGGTTCACCCTTGAAGCCGTGCAGAAGGTCTGGATGATGTCCGGGTTTCTGCCCGAATACCTGCCCGGCTACCTCGTGGCGGCCTCGCGCAAGCTGCTGCTGGCGGCAGCGCTGTTTCTGGTACCCATCGCAATTGCTGATATTCTGTGGCGCAGGTTTGACTGGCGCAAGAAACAGCGGATGAGCCAAAAGGACCTGCGCGACGAAATGAAGGAAAGCGAAGGGTCACCGGAAATCCGCACCCAACGGGCACGCCGCCGGCGCGAGCTTTCGCGTCAGCGCACCCTTGCTGTTGTGCCGATTGCCAACGTCATTCTAACCAACCCCACACATTATTCCGTGGCGCTGAAATATGATCCTGACATCGACATGGCACCGGTCTGTATCGCCAAGGGCGCAGACCTCGTGGCGCTGCGCATCCGGGAGGTTGCTTTCGAACATGACATTCCGATTGTTGAGAATAAACCACTGGCGCGCATGTTGTTCGACACGGTCGAGATTGATCAGGTCGTGCCGGTCGAACATTGGGAAATTGTCGCCGAGATTATCAGCTTTGTTTTTGCCCTGAACGAAAACAAACCACATGTTGCGCCGGAAGGATCAACCTTGCGGCGCAAACCGGACTAGGATCAACACCCTAACTTAATTCAATTTGATACCCACAAGATCCTGATCACCGGGAAGCTGTGACCGTTCCAGAATGATCTTTGAAACAGCGCGCGCGCGAACCGGCGATACCTTAGCCATGATCGGTGCCGCGCTGCGCGGGTTCATGGTGCCAAGGATCATGATCGTGGTCTCAATATCCAAATCATCAATGATGCGTGCCGCATCAGCGGGTTTCATATTCTTGTAGAACGAAATCAGGCGCGACAAATCTTCTGTCTGCAATGCTTCCACCTGTGCAAGCAGGGTCTCGATTGAGGTTTTCAGCTCTGTCAAAGATGCTTTCTCAACCCGCAGGCGTTCCTCCGACAAGGCAATCTCTGCCAGCCGCTTTTCCATATCCGCCTTTTGCTGCGCCACCAGCTCCCGTTCGCGGGTCAGCGACTGGAGGATCTCCTCTGGCGTATCCAGCTTGCCCGGAGCCACCGGAAGATCCTCAACCAAGGGCGGCGAATCCGTCGCGGATTCCAATGTCGCCTCTACCTTGTCAGCAGCATTCACAACACCAATGTCTTTCACCGGTGCTACATCCCTGAGGGACGGCAATTCCGGGAAAGACAGCGCCGCCTTGGCAAAAACCATTACCCCCAAACCGACAAGGATCATCCGTCCGCTCAACAGGTTTCGCATGGCCTATACCTCTGCAGTGCTTTGAGTGTCGAAGAATGCGCGCACCAGTTCTTTCTTGTCCCGCATCACCCGCATGCCCGGGGTTTCCACAGGCGCGGCGCGGCGGCTGGCAAATGTGCTTTGTGCCGCCACCTCAGGCTCTGCCTCTGGCTGTACCTGTTGCACCTGCTCTGCCACTTCAATGCGATCGCGCATCTGGCTGACCGAATCCTGTGATTTTTCTACAGCTGAAGAAAACTCTTCGACCAAGGGTTCAAGGTCTTTCAGGATTCCCATCAACAGACGCACTTTGCGCGACACGATGTACCCATATGTAATGCTGCCAATGAGAAGCAGAATGATTACGCAGTCAATTATCATCGCCATCTGTTTCCAGTTCCTTCTTCAGTTTGAGTTCTTCGGTAATCTGAACGGCAACAAAGCCGTTGTTCCGTTTGCCAATCGAGACTTTGAACATCGGCGTATCCGCGCAGGTCATTGTTGCGTCCTGACCTTCCTCAATGCCGAAATTGATCGTATCGCCCGGTTTCCAGGCCATAATCCTCTGGATCGGGATCGCCTCTTCCGCCAGAAGCACCTCAAGGGTCATATGCGCCCGTTCGATCTGGCTGCCGATCAGATCATGCCAGCTGCTTTGCCCCTCGCCGCGGTCACCGAAATAGACCTTGCCCAGATCAGGCCGAATTGGCTCCAGAGCGTCATAGGGAATGATGATATCGACACCGCCCATATGACCGGCAATCGAAACGGAAATCTTGATCCGTGCGCACAGGCTGTTATGTTTCGCTACGGCCGCGGCTTCCGGGTCGCTTTCAACACGATCCAGTTCCAGCGCAGATGCGCTGACAACGGTTAACGCGCGTTGCAGTTCCGCCAACACTGCGGCGGCCACCCGCTCGCCAAAACCAAGCTCAATGGCGGTGAAACGCTCCACCCCCTCCAGATCCAAGTTCTTTGCACTGCCGCCTAGCATCAGTTCGCTTGTCGCCAGCAGACACACCTTGTCGATCGCAATCACGATTTCACCGTCAAAGGGCTTACCAATACCCACGGCCATCAGCACCGGCTCTGGCACATCGGCCACAACCTGATCCATGGTGATATAATCAAGCGACACCATGGAAGCTTCACAGCCAATTCGGGTTAAATCGGAAAAGGCTTCAGCAAGGTTTTCAACCAGACGCGCCCCGATGATATCCAGCATGGGCAACCGATCAAAGGTAAAGTCCGACTGACGGATAATCTCGTCAATCAGGCTGATGTTCTCGCCTTCAATATCGGCATTGGCCAGTGTCTCGCTCACGTGCAGGTCCTCATTGAACAATCAGATCTTTGATCAGGATTTCTTGCGGCAGGTCATTTCCCACAGCGGCCCGCGCACGTTTCAGCAGCTCCGCCTTGATGTACATAATGCCCGCCATGCCGCGCACATCCGCCTCTGACAGGCCGCGCAAATAGCTATTGAACAGATCACGGATGAAAGGCTGGCGTTCCGCCATCAGCTTGCCTGCATCCAGATCAGGCCGGTACGCAACAACAAGGTTGATCTTCAGGAAAGCGGTGCTTGTGGTGCCATCAGCACCGGTGCTTTGAATGTTGGTCAGCATATCCCCAAGATCCAGCAGCCCGCTATCGGCAATAGATTCACCTTTCCCGTCTGCATGGTCTTTTTCCTGCAGGGCCATCGCCTTTTCGGCATCATGGCCATCCTTGGCCAGCGGATCCGTCACATCCTTACGCAGCTTGGGGTTTCCGTCTTTCGCCCCATCACCATGCCCACCATCCTTGTCATGCGCTTCGGTGCTTTCTGCGTCCTTATACTCCGGCGCATACTCCTCGGCATCCTGCAGATAGGCCGTCCGCGCCAGAAAAAACCCGCCGCCCAATGACACAAGGCACATCACAGCGGCTGCCAGCAACATCTTGCGAGATCCGCGCGACTTTTCCGCCGGCGCATCCTCTGCGTCGGTTTCTGGCGGCTTCTTTTTAGGGTCGGGCTTGGTGGCCATGTTTTACAGTCTTTCCTTACTCAAGGATAATCGCCTCCTTTTACTTCGAATACAAGTTTACTTTCAACTTAAACTTGCCTTAACCTTGCATTAATGATGTATAGTCGCGACAACAACCAGTGGGGGCATACGTGCAAGGATTGATTGATAATCTACTGTCTTTGGGTCGACAAAGATTGATGATCTTGGCCGGCACTGCAGTTGCCGTTGTCGCGGCGCTCTTACTCGGCCTTAGCGCGATCACCCGCCCGGACTACGCACCGATTTATTCAAATCTATCTGTCACCTCTGCCAGTGCCATCGAGGCAAGCCTGACCAATGCCGGTTTTCGCGTGATGGTCTCTGAGGATGGTTCATCTGTATCGGTCCCGCGCGCCGATGGTGCCCGTGCCCGCATGGCCCTTGCCGAGACCGGCGTGCCAGTAGACGGCGATCCCGGCTGGGAGCTGTTTGATGAAAAGAGCGGGCTGGCGATGAACTCCTTCCTGCAAAAAATCAATCGTGTCCGCGCCATGGAAGGCGAACTTGCCCGCTCCATCCAGACGTTGGATGGCATTTCATCCGCTCGCGTTCATCTTGTGCTGCCGGATCGCGAACCGTTTTCACGCGAAGCACCTGCGCCTCGGGGGTCGGTGGTGCTGCGATCCAGTGCTGGCCGCGCGGTTACCCGCAAACAGGCAATAGCGGTGCGGACCCTTGTTGCATCTTCTGTGGCAGAGCTGGAAGTTTCCCGCGTTACTGTGCTTTCGGCCAGTGGCGAAACAATTCTTGCAGAAGGCTCAGGTGGTGAAGGTCCTACCGGCATGCAGACCACCAAAACCTCAATCGAGGACCGCCTGTCCCAGGAAATCCAGAACATCCTGACGGCCCGCGTCGGCGCGGGCAATGCGCGCGTTCGGGTCAATGTTGATCTCACGACCCAGCGCGAAGTGATTGTCGAGCAAAGCTTCGATCCAGAGCAACAGGTTGTTCGCTCCACCGAAAGCACCACACAAAACCAGACAGGCACCGATGGGGGTGGCAATGTCGGCGTGGAAAACAACATTCCCGCAGCACTCGCTGACGGGGGCGGCGCCGCAACCTCCAACCGAAGCGAAGCGGGCGAGCAGGTACAATATGAAATCGGCAACACCCGTCGCGAAATCGTGCGCGAGGCCGGTGAAGTACGCCGCCTGACTGTCGCTGTTTTGGTGAATGGCATCTACAATCTGGAAGGGTCCGACGTTGCCTATGTTGAACGCACCCCTGAAGAGCTGAATCGTCTGACCGAACTGGTCAAATCCGCAGTGGGTTTTGAAGAAGGCCGCGGCGACAGCGTTTCTGTTGATAGCATGCGGTTCATGGATTATTCGATGGATCTGGGTGATCCGATTGTCCAAACCATCGGGGATCGCCTGTCGGAAAGCATTGTGCCCATCATCCGGGGCGTGCTGGCCCTGTTGATTGTTGCACTGGTGATGATCCTCGGTGTGCGCCCGATGCTGCGCCGCTTGAACCAGCCCGACCCGCTGAATGTGGTTGAAGAGCCTGCGCTGGAATCGGACACAGTCGAACGCGAGGGGCTTGCCGCACCGGACAGCACTCCAAACGCCAGCGGGACCAAGCTGCTTGCCACCGACACCTCCGGCGCATCAAGCACAGAACCTCGCAAACTTTCGGCCACCCCGGTTGAACGGGATGAATTGACGCTGGATGACCAGCAATATGTCACAACCCAAGGCATCCGAGGTAGCATTCAGAAGGGCAATATCGATAAAATTCAACGCCTTGCGGATGAGAAGCCAGAAGAAGTGTTGCGCGTGATGCGGTCATGGCTCACCACTGAGGCAGAAGCGTGATTACCCTGTTTGACCATAATTTCGACCTTGAGACAGGCCGTTCGACGCATAAGGACGCGGCCAGCAAGATAGAGGCAATTGCCGACCTGAAAGAGCAACTTGAGGCGGCCCGCAAGGAAGGTTTCGAGGCCGGCCGTGCCCTTGGTCATGAAGAAGCGAAAACCGAGTTTGACGCTGGTGCCGCAGCGCGCTTCGAACAGGAACGCCAGATCATACAGGAACAACTGGCCCAGCTGGCGGCGCAGGACAAAAGGCATCACAGGGATACAGAACGTGACATCATCGAGCTGTTTCTGGGGGTCGCAGACCGATTGATGCCTGAACTTATCACCCAATATGGCCCGGCTTTGGCCATCGATCGTATCAAACAGGCCGTGCAACAAACCCGCACCGACCCAGAGCTTACGATCAGTGCCAGCCCTGAGGTTGTTGCTGCCCTCGATCAGGAAGCGCCGTCATGGCTGACCGCGGCCTCGCAAACTGTGGAAATCGATCTTTTCGCAGACCCTGAAATGCCCCGTGGCGCGGCGCAGGTTCGGTGGCAGGGCGGGCGGCTTGAATATGACATTGAAACTGCCTGCACACAGATCCGGCAAGCGCTGGCACAGGCGGCAAGTGACTATAACGAAGCGACGTAGAAAGCTGAACAAATGTTGGAAAATGATGACGTGGCAAATCAGAGCGAAACAGCAAAGAAACCTGATACAGCCAAAGACCCGGCCACAGATCCGAAAACCGAAACGGATGCACCAAACGCGGGCAAGAATCTGGATGCCATCTTTGGGGTCAAACTGGATGTGCGCGCGGTGCTTGGACGCAGCCGGATACCGATTTCGGAACTGCTGAACCTGACCAAAGGGTCTGTGATCGAACTGGACCGGCGGGTCGGAGAGCCTGTTGATCTGATGATCAATGACCGGCTGGTTGCTCGGGGCGATCTGGTGCGGGTAAAAGGCGACATGCTGGGCGTAGCACTACGTGAAATCGTAAAAGACTTTGTCACAGACAGTTAATATGCTCTTTCGCCCATTGCATCACGTTGGCCCTATCCTGACGGCAGCCATTCCCATGGCGCTGGTCCTGCTGACCTGCGCCACATCTGCGTCAGCGCAGGATGCTGATGTGGGTGGCTTGATCCGCGAACTGTCCTCCCAATTAGGCGGGGTACAGCCGGGCAGTGACGCAGGGGCCAGCCTGTCCGGTCGCCTGATCCAGCTTTTTGTTCTGGTGACAGCGCTGAGCGTTGCGCCCGGTCTATTGGTCGTGATGACCAGCTTTACCCGCTTTGTTATCGTCTTTTCCATGTTGCGACTGGCGCTGGGATTGAACCAGACGCCGCCCAACATCGTGCTGAACGCAATGGCGCTTTTCATGACCTTTTTTGTCATGCAGCCGGTGTTCGAAGACGCCTGGGAAGGCGGGATCAAGCCACTGATGAACAACGCCATCACCGAAGAACAGGCAATACAGAATATCTCGGAACCCTTTTACAACTTCATGGCCGTCAACACCCGCGACAAGGACATTCAGCTGTTCACCGACATCGCAAATGACGCCACCACCCAGCCAGAGGAAGCGGACGCCGGGCCCAGCTGGCGTGTCCTGGTGCCGTCCTTCATGATCTCCGAGCTGCGCCGTGCGTTTACCATCGGGTTTCTGATCTATCTGCCTTTTGTGGCGATTGACCTGATCGTCGCCTCTGTTCTGATGAGTGCAGGCATGATGATGCTGCCTCCTGTTCTGGTCTCGCTGCCCTTCAAGGTGATCTTTTTCGTACTTATTGACGGCTGGTACATGTTGGCAGGGTCACTGATCCAATCTTATCTTTCTGGATAGTCGATTTTTACAACAAAAGAGATTTAATTTAAGGATAGGTTCAACTATCCTTAAAATAACTGCCCAATCTACCGGATAACTTCTTCAATGAACCAATTTGTTCCCCTTCGAAAACACCGCCGCATGTCAGGCGCGCAGAAGTCTGCCGTGCTGTTCCTGTGCCTGGGTGAAGGGCGTGGCGGTGCATTGATGCAGCAGTTGGACGTGGCTGAAATTCGACAAATCACAACGGCCATTTCAAACATGGGCGAAATCGACGCTGGTATCGTCGAAAGCATCCTTGAAGAATTTGATGAAAAGCTCAATCACGAAGGCGGTGTTGTGGGCTCGATTGATGCCGCCCGCAACCTGCTAAGTGAATTTCTGCCCGAGGATCGCGTTGCCGAGATTTTGCAGGAGATCAATACCAATACCACCGGCAATGTCTGGAAAGATCTCTCCGATCTGGATGAAAAACAATTGGTGGAATTCCTGCGCAAGGAACACAATCAAACAGTGGCAGTGATCTTGACGCGGTTGCGCCCGGATGCGGCGGCCAAAGTTCTGCCCCTGCTTGGCAACGACCGTGCACCTGATCTGATCGAACGGATCATGGCGATGGAGAACCTGCCATCCGATACCATCCAGAATATCGAAAACACCCTGCGCGAAGATGTCCTTGCCAAGGCAAACAACAGCCCCGAAGCCAGGATTGAGGGGCATCTTGTCTCGATATTGAACAAACTGGACGGTGATCTGTTCGAACAAATCTCGGCTGAACTGGAACAACGCCGCCCCGACCAGTTTGGCGGGATCAAACAAAAGATGTTTGTCTTTGATGATCTGGTGAAGTTCAACGAAATGGATTTGGGCA
This DNA window, taken from Sulfitobacter pacificus, encodes the following:
- a CDS encoding flagellar biosynthetic protein FliR — encoded protein: MSLDTFVTSLFFSYFVVFARLGSALIFMPAFGEVQVPVRARLSFAVVLCAALLPMTPVQAAMPTAPVAVAVMLAIEVTIGLWIGLTARILLSALQFAGFQAGQVSGLANAFGPSFGSFEGATMVATLMLITAVAMIFITDTHHIILRALLSSYVVFPPGQIMMADLTDQILKAAGQSLYIGTAIAAPFFIMGVVLNLGMGLANRMMPQLPVFFVAAPLLIGAGLLILAMSMPTILDFYISEFRAWLGGFKF
- a CDS encoding EscU/YscU/HrcU family type III secretion system export apparatus switch protein, whose product is MAENNDSTEKTLEPTEKKLQDARKKGDVPSSKETGNMMVVLALLGIIAFVLPLQTPKVMDALYGLIEQSTTLTVGTGTTGVTRLGEIMRDFALSIAIAIAPMFAVLLAGAAVGAVIQGETVVSLERIRPKLSKLSPAQGLKRLFSANSMVEFLKSIIKVFAVGGFAIWFTLEAVQKVWMMSGFLPEYLPGYLVAASRKLLLAAALFLVPIAIADILWRRFDWRKKQRMSQKDLRDEMKESEGSPEIRTQRARRRRELSRQRTLAVVPIANVILTNPTHYSVALKYDPDIDMAPVCIAKGADLVALRIREVAFEHDIPIVENKPLARMLFDTVEIDQVVPVEHWEIVAEIISFVFALNENKPHVAPEGSTLRRKPD
- a CDS encoding MotE family protein gives rise to the protein MRNLLSGRMILVGLGVMVFAKAALSFPELPSLRDVAPVKDIGVVNAADKVEATLESATDSPPLVEDLPVAPGKLDTPEEILQSLTRERELVAQQKADMEKRLAEIALSEERLRVEKASLTELKTSIETLLAQVEALQTEDLSRLISFYKNMKPADAARIIDDLDIETTIMILGTMNPRSAAPIMAKVSPVRARAVSKIILERSQLPGDQDLVGIKLN
- a CDS encoding flagellar motor switch protein, which translates into the protein MAMIIDCVIILLLIGSITYGYIVSRKVRLLMGILKDLEPLVEEFSSAVEKSQDSVSQMRDRIEVAEQVQQVQPEAEPEVAAQSTFASRRAAPVETPGMRVMRDKKELVRAFFDTQSTAEV
- a CDS encoding flagellar motor switch protein FliM — its product is MSETLANADIEGENISLIDEIIRQSDFTFDRLPMLDIIGARLVENLAEAFSDLTRIGCEASMVSLDYITMDQVVADVPEPVLMAVGIGKPFDGEIVIAIDKVCLLATSELMLGGSAKNLDLEGVERFTAIELGFGERVAAAVLAELQRALTVVSASALELDRVESDPEAAAVAKHNSLCARIKISVSIAGHMGGVDIIIPYDALEPIRPDLGKVYFGDRGEGQSSWHDLIGSQIERAHMTLEVLLAEEAIPIQRIMAWKPGDTINFGIEEGQDATMTCADTPMFKVSIGKRNNGFVAVQITEELKLKKELETDGDDN
- a CDS encoding flagellar basal body-associated FliL family protein, producing MATKPDPKKKPPETDAEDAPAEKSRGSRKMLLAAAVMCLVSLGGGFFLARTAYLQDAEEYAPEYKDAESTEAHDKDGGHGDGAKDGNPKLRKDVTDPLAKDGHDAEKAMALQEKDHADGKGESIADSGLLDLGDMLTNIQSTGADGTTSTAFLKINLVVAYRPDLDAGKLMAERQPFIRDLFNSYLRGLSEADVRGMAGIMYIKAELLKRARAAVGNDLPQEILIKDLIVQ
- the fliF gene encoding flagellar basal-body MS-ring/collar protein FliF, translating into MILAGTAVAVVAALLLGLSAITRPDYAPIYSNLSVTSASAIEASLTNAGFRVMVSEDGSSVSVPRADGARARMALAETGVPVDGDPGWELFDEKSGLAMNSFLQKINRVRAMEGELARSIQTLDGISSARVHLVLPDREPFSREAPAPRGSVVLRSSAGRAVTRKQAIAVRTLVASSVAELEVSRVTVLSASGETILAEGSGGEGPTGMQTTKTSIEDRLSQEIQNILTARVGAGNARVRVNVDLTTQREVIVEQSFDPEQQVVRSTESTTQNQTGTDGGGNVGVENNIPAALADGGGAATSNRSEAGEQVQYEIGNTRREIVREAGEVRRLTVAVLVNGIYNLEGSDVAYVERTPEELNRLTELVKSAVGFEEGRGDSVSVDSMRFMDYSMDLGDPIVQTIGDRLSESIVPIIRGVLALLIVALVMILGVRPMLRRLNQPDPLNVVEEPALESDTVEREGLAAPDSTPNASGTKLLATDTSGASSTEPRKLSATPVERDELTLDDQQYVTTQGIRGSIQKGNIDKIQRLADEKPEEVLRVMRSWLTTEAEA
- a CDS encoding FliH/SctL family protein codes for the protein MITLFDHNFDLETGRSTHKDAASKIEAIADLKEQLEAARKEGFEAGRALGHEEAKTEFDAGAAARFEQERQIIQEQLAQLAAQDKRHHRDTERDIIELFLGVADRLMPELITQYGPALAIDRIKQAVQQTRTDPELTISASPEVVAALDQEAPSWLTAASQTVEIDLFADPEMPRGAAQVRWQGGRLEYDIETACTQIRQALAQAASDYNEAT
- a CDS encoding FliM/FliN family flagellar motor switch protein, with the translated sequence MLENDDVANQSETAKKPDTAKDPATDPKTETDAPNAGKNLDAIFGVKLDVRAVLGRSRIPISELLNLTKGSVIELDRRVGEPVDLMINDRLVARGDLVRVKGDMLGVALREIVKDFVTDS
- the fliP gene encoding flagellar type III secretion system pore protein FliP (The bacterial flagellar biogenesis protein FliP forms a type III secretion system (T3SS)-type pore required for flagellar assembly.), whose protein sequence is MLFRPLHHVGPILTAAIPMALVLLTCATSASAQDADVGGLIRELSSQLGGVQPGSDAGASLSGRLIQLFVLVTALSVAPGLLVVMTSFTRFVIVFSMLRLALGLNQTPPNIVLNAMALFMTFFVMQPVFEDAWEGGIKPLMNNAITEEQAIQNISEPFYNFMAVNTRDKDIQLFTDIANDATTQPEEADAGPSWRVLVPSFMISELRRAFTIGFLIYLPFVAIDLIVASVLMSAGMMMLPPVLVSLPFKVIFFVLIDGWYMLAGSLIQSYLSG
- a CDS encoding flagellar motor switch protein FliG, translating into MNQFVPLRKHRRMSGAQKSAVLFLCLGEGRGGALMQQLDVAEIRQITTAISNMGEIDAGIVESILEEFDEKLNHEGGVVGSIDAARNLLSEFLPEDRVAEILQEINTNTTGNVWKDLSDLDEKQLVEFLRKEHNQTVAVILTRLRPDAAAKVLPLLGNDRAPDLIERIMAMENLPSDTIQNIENTLREDVLAKANNSPEARIEGHLVSILNKLDGDLFEQISAELEQRRPDQFGGIKQKMFVFDDLVKFNEMDLGKIMREVSATTLPLALRGAKKEIREHFLAALPSRSRGMLQDEMSSMGPIKLRDVKEAQGQLVEGALRLLADGTITLADTTEEMMEDMAE